One stretch of Passer domesticus isolate bPasDom1 chromosome 2, bPasDom1.hap1, whole genome shotgun sequence DNA includes these proteins:
- the SRPX gene encoding sushi repeat-containing protein SRPX isoform X3, which produces MHPSHSPSSFSSVSFSCCSPGPGRGAVRSMGSCWLRLAALLALGARASLEYEGSGYSPLEDDEDVYARSRYKETPWCSPIKVKHGYANCRTPQGEYYKNVLGTRCDIRCQKGYELHGPHQLICQSSKRWSGKVLCKQKRCPTLSMPTNGGFKCLDGAYFGSRCEYYCSPGYQLKGDRIVTCMDSKAWSGRPAACVDTEPPRIQCPSVKEKSAEPNKLTARVFWDTPEGRDTADGILTDVILKGLPPGSHFPEGDHKIQYTVYDRAENKGTCKFLVKVRVRRCVKLNAPDNGYIKCSGDGNNYGATCEFSCIGGYELQGSPARVCQYNLGWSGVEPTCAPMNINVNVRTAAALLDQFYEKRRLLIISTPTAANFFYRMQLGMLQPAQCGLDLRHVTVVELVGVFPAQIGRIGVKLLPPSLALQLSPESQQSTAKNTHHA; this is translated from the exons ATGCACCCGTCCCAttccccctcctccttctcctccgtctccttctcctgctgcagccccgggccgggcagaGGCGCCGTGAGGAGCatggggagctgctggctgcgCCTGGCCGCGCTGCTCGCCCTGGGCGCCCGGGCCAGCCTGGAGTACGAGG GATCGGGATATTCACCCCTTGAAGATGATGAGGATGTTTATGCACGCAGTAGATACAAAG AAACACCGTGGTGCTCCCCCATTAAAGTGAAACATGGTTATGCAAACTGCAGGACACCTCAAGGGGAATATTACAAGAATGTGTTGGGCACAAGATGTGATATTCGCTGTCAGAAGGGCTACGAGCTGCATGGCCCTCACCAGCTAATTTGTCAGTCAAGCAAACGCTGGTCTGGGAAGGTGCTCTGCAAAC aAAAGCGTTGCCCTACCCTGTCCATGCCAACCAACGGGGGCTTCAAGTGTTTGGATGGTGCCTACTTTGGCTCGAGGTGTGAGTACTACTGCTCCCCGGGGTACCAGCTGAAGGGGGACCGCATCGTCACCTGCATGGACAGCaaggcctggagcggccggccgGCGGCCTGCGTCG ACACTGAACCTCCGAGGATCCAGTGCCCGAGCGTGAAGGAGAAATCCGCGGAGCCCAACAAGCTGACAGCCAGAGTGTTCTGGGACACCCCGGAGGGACGCGACACCGCCGACGGGATTCTCACCGA TGTTATTTTGAAAGGCCTGCCACCAGGGTCACATTTTCCAGAAGGTGACCACAAAATCCAATATACTGTGTATGACAGAGCTGAAAACAAAGGAACTTGCAAATTTCTTGTTAAAGTCAGAG TCAGGCGCTGTGTGAAGTTAAATGCCCCAGATAATGGCTACATCAAGTGCTCAGGTGATGGAAATAACTATGGTGCTACCTGTGAGTTCTCCTGCATTGGTGGCTACGAGCTGCAAGGAAGCCCAGCTCGAGTCTGCCAGTACAATTTGGGGTGGTCAGGAGTGGAGCCAACCTGTGCAC CCATGAATATTAATGTGAATGTGAGGACTGCAGCTGCACTTCTGGATCAGTTTTATGAGAAGCGGAGACTGCTGATCATTTCAACTCCTACTGCTGCTAACTTCTTCTACAGGAtgcagctggggatgctgcag CCAGCACAGTGTGGGTTAGACCTGCGGCACGTCACCGTGGTGGAGCTGGTTGGTGTCTTCCCAGCACAGATAGGAAGAATAGGAGTGAAGCTGCTGCCCCCATCACTTGCCCTGCAGCTCAG CCCAGAGTCTCAACAATCCACTGCAAAGAATACACATCATGCATGA
- the SRPX gene encoding sushi repeat-containing protein SRPX isoform X1: MHPSHSPSSFSSVSFSCCSPGPGRGAVRSMGSCWLRLAALLALGARASLEYEGSGYSPLEDDEDVYARSRYKETPWCSPIKVKHGYANCRTPQGEYYKNVLGTRCDIRCQKGYELHGPHQLICQSSKRWSGKVLCKQKRCPTLSMPTNGGFKCLDGAYFGSRCEYYCSPGYQLKGDRIVTCMDSKAWSGRPAACVDTEPPRIQCPSVKEKSAEPNKLTARVFWDTPEGRDTADGILTDVILKGLPPGSHFPEGDHKIQYTVYDRAENKGTCKFLVKVRVRRCVKLNAPDNGYIKCSGDGNNYGATCEFSCIGGYELQGSPARVCQYNLGWSGVEPTCAPMNINVNVRTAAALLDQFYEKRRLLIISTPTAANFFYRMQLGMLQPAQCGLDLRHVTVVELVGVFPAQIGRIGVKLLPPSLALQLRLLLRIPHYNFNIVVMDKHGMDKERYPFPATPAELFALIDKFPLRKDEMKLQAEIGQSCP, encoded by the exons ATGCACCCGTCCCAttccccctcctccttctcctccgtctccttctcctgctgcagccccgggccgggcagaGGCGCCGTGAGGAGCatggggagctgctggctgcgCCTGGCCGCGCTGCTCGCCCTGGGCGCCCGGGCCAGCCTGGAGTACGAGG GATCGGGATATTCACCCCTTGAAGATGATGAGGATGTTTATGCACGCAGTAGATACAAAG AAACACCGTGGTGCTCCCCCATTAAAGTGAAACATGGTTATGCAAACTGCAGGACACCTCAAGGGGAATATTACAAGAATGTGTTGGGCACAAGATGTGATATTCGCTGTCAGAAGGGCTACGAGCTGCATGGCCCTCACCAGCTAATTTGTCAGTCAAGCAAACGCTGGTCTGGGAAGGTGCTCTGCAAAC aAAAGCGTTGCCCTACCCTGTCCATGCCAACCAACGGGGGCTTCAAGTGTTTGGATGGTGCCTACTTTGGCTCGAGGTGTGAGTACTACTGCTCCCCGGGGTACCAGCTGAAGGGGGACCGCATCGTCACCTGCATGGACAGCaaggcctggagcggccggccgGCGGCCTGCGTCG ACACTGAACCTCCGAGGATCCAGTGCCCGAGCGTGAAGGAGAAATCCGCGGAGCCCAACAAGCTGACAGCCAGAGTGTTCTGGGACACCCCGGAGGGACGCGACACCGCCGACGGGATTCTCACCGA TGTTATTTTGAAAGGCCTGCCACCAGGGTCACATTTTCCAGAAGGTGACCACAAAATCCAATATACTGTGTATGACAGAGCTGAAAACAAAGGAACTTGCAAATTTCTTGTTAAAGTCAGAG TCAGGCGCTGTGTGAAGTTAAATGCCCCAGATAATGGCTACATCAAGTGCTCAGGTGATGGAAATAACTATGGTGCTACCTGTGAGTTCTCCTGCATTGGTGGCTACGAGCTGCAAGGAAGCCCAGCTCGAGTCTGCCAGTACAATTTGGGGTGGTCAGGAGTGGAGCCAACCTGTGCAC CCATGAATATTAATGTGAATGTGAGGACTGCAGCTGCACTTCTGGATCAGTTTTATGAGAAGCGGAGACTGCTGATCATTTCAACTCCTACTGCTGCTAACTTCTTCTACAGGAtgcagctggggatgctgcag CCAGCACAGTGTGGGTTAGACCTGCGGCACGTCACCGTGGTGGAGCTGGTTGGTGTCTTCCCAGCACAGATAGGAAGAATAGGAGTGAAGCTGCTGCCCCCATCACTTGCCCTGCAGCTCAG gctgctgctgaggatCCCCCATTACAATTTCAACATCGTGGTGATGGACAAGCACGGCATGGACAAGGAGCGCTACCCTTTCCCAGCAACTCCAGCTGAGCTCTTTGCCCTTATTGACAAATTCCCCTTGAGAAAAGatgagatgaaactgcaagcAGAAATTGGTCAGTCATGTCCCTAA
- the SRPX gene encoding sushi repeat-containing protein SRPX isoform X2 yields MHPSHSPSSFSSVSFSCCSPGPGRGAVRSMGSCWLRLAALLALGARASLEYEETPWCSPIKVKHGYANCRTPQGEYYKNVLGTRCDIRCQKGYELHGPHQLICQSSKRWSGKVLCKQKRCPTLSMPTNGGFKCLDGAYFGSRCEYYCSPGYQLKGDRIVTCMDSKAWSGRPAACVDTEPPRIQCPSVKEKSAEPNKLTARVFWDTPEGRDTADGILTDVILKGLPPGSHFPEGDHKIQYTVYDRAENKGTCKFLVKVRVRRCVKLNAPDNGYIKCSGDGNNYGATCEFSCIGGYELQGSPARVCQYNLGWSGVEPTCAPMNINVNVRTAAALLDQFYEKRRLLIISTPTAANFFYRMQLGMLQPAQCGLDLRHVTVVELVGVFPAQIGRIGVKLLPPSLALQLRLLLRIPHYNFNIVVMDKHGMDKERYPFPATPAELFALIDKFPLRKDEMKLQAEIGQSCP; encoded by the exons ATGCACCCGTCCCAttccccctcctccttctcctccgtctccttctcctgctgcagccccgggccgggcagaGGCGCCGTGAGGAGCatggggagctgctggctgcgCCTGGCCGCGCTGCTCGCCCTGGGCGCCCGGGCCAGCCTGGAGTACGAGG AAACACCGTGGTGCTCCCCCATTAAAGTGAAACATGGTTATGCAAACTGCAGGACACCTCAAGGGGAATATTACAAGAATGTGTTGGGCACAAGATGTGATATTCGCTGTCAGAAGGGCTACGAGCTGCATGGCCCTCACCAGCTAATTTGTCAGTCAAGCAAACGCTGGTCTGGGAAGGTGCTCTGCAAAC aAAAGCGTTGCCCTACCCTGTCCATGCCAACCAACGGGGGCTTCAAGTGTTTGGATGGTGCCTACTTTGGCTCGAGGTGTGAGTACTACTGCTCCCCGGGGTACCAGCTGAAGGGGGACCGCATCGTCACCTGCATGGACAGCaaggcctggagcggccggccgGCGGCCTGCGTCG ACACTGAACCTCCGAGGATCCAGTGCCCGAGCGTGAAGGAGAAATCCGCGGAGCCCAACAAGCTGACAGCCAGAGTGTTCTGGGACACCCCGGAGGGACGCGACACCGCCGACGGGATTCTCACCGA TGTTATTTTGAAAGGCCTGCCACCAGGGTCACATTTTCCAGAAGGTGACCACAAAATCCAATATACTGTGTATGACAGAGCTGAAAACAAAGGAACTTGCAAATTTCTTGTTAAAGTCAGAG TCAGGCGCTGTGTGAAGTTAAATGCCCCAGATAATGGCTACATCAAGTGCTCAGGTGATGGAAATAACTATGGTGCTACCTGTGAGTTCTCCTGCATTGGTGGCTACGAGCTGCAAGGAAGCCCAGCTCGAGTCTGCCAGTACAATTTGGGGTGGTCAGGAGTGGAGCCAACCTGTGCAC CCATGAATATTAATGTGAATGTGAGGACTGCAGCTGCACTTCTGGATCAGTTTTATGAGAAGCGGAGACTGCTGATCATTTCAACTCCTACTGCTGCTAACTTCTTCTACAGGAtgcagctggggatgctgcag CCAGCACAGTGTGGGTTAGACCTGCGGCACGTCACCGTGGTGGAGCTGGTTGGTGTCTTCCCAGCACAGATAGGAAGAATAGGAGTGAAGCTGCTGCCCCCATCACTTGCCCTGCAGCTCAG gctgctgctgaggatCCCCCATTACAATTTCAACATCGTGGTGATGGACAAGCACGGCATGGACAAGGAGCGCTACCCTTTCCCAGCAACTCCAGCTGAGCTCTTTGCCCTTATTGACAAATTCCCCTTGAGAAAAGatgagatgaaactgcaagcAGAAATTGGTCAGTCATGTCCCTAA
- the SRPX gene encoding sushi repeat-containing protein SRPX isoform X4: protein MQQGSGYSPLEDDEDVYARSRYKETPWCSPIKVKHGYANCRTPQGEYYKNVLGTRCDIRCQKGYELHGPHQLICQSSKRWSGKVLCKQKRCPTLSMPTNGGFKCLDGAYFGSRCEYYCSPGYQLKGDRIVTCMDSKAWSGRPAACVDTEPPRIQCPSVKEKSAEPNKLTARVFWDTPEGRDTADGILTDVILKGLPPGSHFPEGDHKIQYTVYDRAENKGTCKFLVKVRVRRCVKLNAPDNGYIKCSGDGNNYGATCEFSCIGGYELQGSPARVCQYNLGWSGVEPTCAPMNINVNVRTAAALLDQFYEKRRLLIISTPTAANFFYRMQLGMLQPAQCGLDLRHVTVVELVGVFPAQIGRIGVKLLPPSLALQLRLLLRIPHYNFNIVVMDKHGMDKERYPFPATPAELFALIDKFPLRKDEMKLQAEIGQSCP, encoded by the exons GATCGGGATATTCACCCCTTGAAGATGATGAGGATGTTTATGCACGCAGTAGATACAAAG AAACACCGTGGTGCTCCCCCATTAAAGTGAAACATGGTTATGCAAACTGCAGGACACCTCAAGGGGAATATTACAAGAATGTGTTGGGCACAAGATGTGATATTCGCTGTCAGAAGGGCTACGAGCTGCATGGCCCTCACCAGCTAATTTGTCAGTCAAGCAAACGCTGGTCTGGGAAGGTGCTCTGCAAAC aAAAGCGTTGCCCTACCCTGTCCATGCCAACCAACGGGGGCTTCAAGTGTTTGGATGGTGCCTACTTTGGCTCGAGGTGTGAGTACTACTGCTCCCCGGGGTACCAGCTGAAGGGGGACCGCATCGTCACCTGCATGGACAGCaaggcctggagcggccggccgGCGGCCTGCGTCG ACACTGAACCTCCGAGGATCCAGTGCCCGAGCGTGAAGGAGAAATCCGCGGAGCCCAACAAGCTGACAGCCAGAGTGTTCTGGGACACCCCGGAGGGACGCGACACCGCCGACGGGATTCTCACCGA TGTTATTTTGAAAGGCCTGCCACCAGGGTCACATTTTCCAGAAGGTGACCACAAAATCCAATATACTGTGTATGACAGAGCTGAAAACAAAGGAACTTGCAAATTTCTTGTTAAAGTCAGAG TCAGGCGCTGTGTGAAGTTAAATGCCCCAGATAATGGCTACATCAAGTGCTCAGGTGATGGAAATAACTATGGTGCTACCTGTGAGTTCTCCTGCATTGGTGGCTACGAGCTGCAAGGAAGCCCAGCTCGAGTCTGCCAGTACAATTTGGGGTGGTCAGGAGTGGAGCCAACCTGTGCAC CCATGAATATTAATGTGAATGTGAGGACTGCAGCTGCACTTCTGGATCAGTTTTATGAGAAGCGGAGACTGCTGATCATTTCAACTCCTACTGCTGCTAACTTCTTCTACAGGAtgcagctggggatgctgcag CCAGCACAGTGTGGGTTAGACCTGCGGCACGTCACCGTGGTGGAGCTGGTTGGTGTCTTCCCAGCACAGATAGGAAGAATAGGAGTGAAGCTGCTGCCCCCATCACTTGCCCTGCAGCTCAG gctgctgctgaggatCCCCCATTACAATTTCAACATCGTGGTGATGGACAAGCACGGCATGGACAAGGAGCGCTACCCTTTCCCAGCAACTCCAGCTGAGCTCTTTGCCCTTATTGACAAATTCCCCTTGAGAAAAGatgagatgaaactgcaagcAGAAATTGGTCAGTCATGTCCCTAA
- the SRPX gene encoding sushi repeat-containing protein SRPX isoform X5, with protein MEIRPNIDHNSFMHLKTPWCSPIKVKHGYANCRTPQGEYYKNVLGTRCDIRCQKGYELHGPHQLICQSSKRWSGKVLCKQKRCPTLSMPTNGGFKCLDGAYFGSRCEYYCSPGYQLKGDRIVTCMDSKAWSGRPAACVDTEPPRIQCPSVKEKSAEPNKLTARVFWDTPEGRDTADGILTDVILKGLPPGSHFPEGDHKIQYTVYDRAENKGTCKFLVKVRVRRCVKLNAPDNGYIKCSGDGNNYGATCEFSCIGGYELQGSPARVCQYNLGWSGVEPTCAPMNINVNVRTAAALLDQFYEKRRLLIISTPTAANFFYRMQLGMLQPAQCGLDLRHVTVVELVGVFPAQIGRIGVKLLPPSLALQLRLLLRIPHYNFNIVVMDKHGMDKERYPFPATPAELFALIDKFPLRKDEMKLQAEIGQSCP; from the exons ATGGAAATTAGACCAAATATTGATCACAACTCTTTCATGCACCTGA AAACACCGTGGTGCTCCCCCATTAAAGTGAAACATGGTTATGCAAACTGCAGGACACCTCAAGGGGAATATTACAAGAATGTGTTGGGCACAAGATGTGATATTCGCTGTCAGAAGGGCTACGAGCTGCATGGCCCTCACCAGCTAATTTGTCAGTCAAGCAAACGCTGGTCTGGGAAGGTGCTCTGCAAAC aAAAGCGTTGCCCTACCCTGTCCATGCCAACCAACGGGGGCTTCAAGTGTTTGGATGGTGCCTACTTTGGCTCGAGGTGTGAGTACTACTGCTCCCCGGGGTACCAGCTGAAGGGGGACCGCATCGTCACCTGCATGGACAGCaaggcctggagcggccggccgGCGGCCTGCGTCG ACACTGAACCTCCGAGGATCCAGTGCCCGAGCGTGAAGGAGAAATCCGCGGAGCCCAACAAGCTGACAGCCAGAGTGTTCTGGGACACCCCGGAGGGACGCGACACCGCCGACGGGATTCTCACCGA TGTTATTTTGAAAGGCCTGCCACCAGGGTCACATTTTCCAGAAGGTGACCACAAAATCCAATATACTGTGTATGACAGAGCTGAAAACAAAGGAACTTGCAAATTTCTTGTTAAAGTCAGAG TCAGGCGCTGTGTGAAGTTAAATGCCCCAGATAATGGCTACATCAAGTGCTCAGGTGATGGAAATAACTATGGTGCTACCTGTGAGTTCTCCTGCATTGGTGGCTACGAGCTGCAAGGAAGCCCAGCTCGAGTCTGCCAGTACAATTTGGGGTGGTCAGGAGTGGAGCCAACCTGTGCAC CCATGAATATTAATGTGAATGTGAGGACTGCAGCTGCACTTCTGGATCAGTTTTATGAGAAGCGGAGACTGCTGATCATTTCAACTCCTACTGCTGCTAACTTCTTCTACAGGAtgcagctggggatgctgcag CCAGCACAGTGTGGGTTAGACCTGCGGCACGTCACCGTGGTGGAGCTGGTTGGTGTCTTCCCAGCACAGATAGGAAGAATAGGAGTGAAGCTGCTGCCCCCATCACTTGCCCTGCAGCTCAG gctgctgctgaggatCCCCCATTACAATTTCAACATCGTGGTGATGGACAAGCACGGCATGGACAAGGAGCGCTACCCTTTCCCAGCAACTCCAGCTGAGCTCTTTGCCCTTATTGACAAATTCCCCTTGAGAAAAGatgagatgaaactgcaagcAGAAATTGGTCAGTCATGTCCCTAA